One part of the Bacteroidia bacterium genome encodes these proteins:
- a CDS encoding DinB family protein: MKKEEIIKVLNENYQAFIDYVSSLSEEDYGYRHEGKWDAARQLNHINLSVAPLVQVYALPPAIIEKKFGREERTARSYEDLLSAYQKLLAAGGKAPGRFVPGEEEIPPRKEMLDQLSSLVPQLSKLIEKMSDEDLDSLLIPHPLLKLISLREMLYNAIYHVRHHQKQIETYLALKA, encoded by the coding sequence ATGAAAAAAGAAGAAATCATAAAGGTCCTGAATGAAAATTACCAGGCATTTATCGACTATGTATCCAGTCTCTCAGAAGAAGACTATGGTTACAGACATGAAGGCAAATGGGATGCAGCTCGTCAATTGAATCATATCAATTTAAGTGTAGCCCCTTTGGTCCAGGTTTATGCTTTGCCTCCGGCCATAATTGAGAAGAAGTTTGGACGAGAGGAAAGGACCGCTAGATCTTACGAAGATCTACTATCCGCTTATCAGAAGTTACTTGCTGCTGGAGGAAAAGCCCCTGGCCGATTTGTCCCGGGAGAGGAAGAAATACCTCCCAGAAAGGAGATGCTGGATCAACTTTCTTCATTAGTTCCTCAGCTTTCTAAACTCATCGAAAAGATGAGCGATGAAGATCTGGATAGTTTGCTTATCCCTCACCCTCTTTTGAAATTGATTAGCTTACGGGAAATGCTATATAATGCCATCTATCACGTTAGGCATCATCAAAAACAAATAGAAACATATTTAGCTCTAAAAGCTTAA
- a CDS encoding PAS domain S-box protein translates to MRNRLFTLLFRIDKAPKGELATVSDLKKYLFDRLVMVSLLTSLPLILFLILFETYPLGIAFCIIGIFFLIISLLYYREIRRPAMLVSMIVLFPLATILAVIAQPIPALAITQFAYFLIAYLSGMLKKVPLWGKLLLLSCIFLSASSFLFIDPLLKFEHIIIVNAYFILKAFLLQIIFIYIYQNYFERNQHKLKLDQQDLRFNLKHLKIAPWRYSFSNQKFKASSLFRSTFGYEAQDVLEIEEALINRIPAEYRKSLIQALENPEECRTLDFIYSIENKGEKKYFHLRGESNFDEDGRADEFFGSIEDVSARMRKAEEVAYSQSLLAATLDSSVNGILVIDRRGKVQEYNRKYLEMWDTSVENIEGKKLMELVSEMPVRLENPEVFYRDVEEVLKDNRAETFTEIRLEDGKIFEVHSKPHLHKGKVVGRVLSFRDITSQKRDETLLKNNEEKYRTLFESSADGILLLDLEGRKAIDCNEQMLQLFEASRDEILHANTLTFSPKFQPDGKTSIEKREEVFQIDKAQSEIRRFEWQYVSKFGNSFDAEVIVSPFEFQGRAHAIHIIRDISERKALMKELEQKNSTLEEKVKERTLHLEMINAELKRSNDDLEQFAYAASHDLKEPLRMVGNFVGLLARDYEENLDPKAHRYIRFATEGVKRMTEQMKGLLEFSLMGRSEMNLKDTDLNTVLKKNVLNLSVFLEEKSGTVHLPEKSTQLSCEPVMLGILFHNLISNALKFNKSEHPQVWIKYRHVGAFVKICVRDNGIGISEDNQKKIFEIFKRLHRPNEFEGTGIGLAMCRKIVHRHGGDIWVESEPGKGSVFCFTLPSRKLVNPEANMQMSLKH, encoded by the coding sequence ATGAGAAACAGGTTGTTTACGTTATTGTTTCGGATAGATAAAGCTCCCAAAGGGGAGCTGGCTACGGTATCCGACCTTAAAAAATACTTGTTTGATAGGCTGGTAATGGTGTCCCTGCTTACCAGCCTTCCTCTGATCCTATTCCTGATTCTTTTTGAGACTTATCCTCTTGGAATAGCTTTCTGCATTATTGGTATATTCTTTCTGATTATCAGTCTGCTTTATTACCGGGAAATTCGGAGACCTGCCATGCTTGTCAGCATGATTGTTTTGTTTCCGCTCGCCACTATATTGGCTGTCATTGCCCAACCCATTCCTGCACTCGCTATTACGCAGTTTGCCTATTTCCTGATCGCATATCTTTCCGGAATGCTCAAGAAGGTGCCTTTGTGGGGCAAACTTCTTCTTTTGAGTTGTATCTTTTTAAGTGCAAGTTCTTTCTTGTTTATAGATCCTCTCCTGAAGTTTGAGCATATCATCATTGTCAATGCTTATTTTATTCTGAAAGCCTTTTTGCTCCAAATCATTTTCATCTATATCTACCAAAATTATTTCGAGCGAAACCAACATAAATTGAAACTGGATCAACAGGATTTGCGATTCAACCTAAAACACTTGAAAATCGCGCCCTGGAGATATTCGTTTAGCAACCAAAAGTTTAAGGCATCTTCCCTTTTCCGGAGCACTTTTGGATACGAAGCGCAGGATGTCCTTGAGATTGAAGAAGCTTTGATCAATCGAATTCCAGCTGAATACCGAAAAAGCCTGATTCAGGCATTAGAGAATCCTGAGGAATGTAGAACCCTTGATTTTATCTATAGCATAGAAAACAAAGGGGAAAAGAAATATTTCCATTTGAGAGGGGAGAGCAATTTCGATGAAGATGGAAGAGCGGATGAATTTTTTGGGTCCATTGAAGATGTCAGTGCTCGTATGCGCAAAGCCGAAGAGGTAGCTTATTCTCAATCTTTATTGGCGGCAACTCTGGATTCCTCTGTAAACGGAATTCTCGTCATAGACAGAAGAGGAAAAGTACAGGAATATAATCGCAAGTACCTTGAAATGTGGGATACCTCTGTTGAAAATATTGAAGGGAAAAAATTGATGGAATTGGTATCGGAGATGCCTGTGAGATTGGAAAATCCAGAGGTTTTTTACCGGGATGTCGAAGAGGTATTGAAAGATAATCGGGCAGAGACTTTTACAGAAATCCGCCTGGAGGACGGTAAAATATTTGAAGTTCATTCTAAGCCCCATTTACATAAAGGGAAAGTGGTGGGAAGAGTGCTATCCTTCAGGGATATAACTTCTCAAAAACGAGATGAGACTTTACTCAAAAATAATGAAGAGAAATATCGGACGCTATTTGAATCTTCTGCCGATGGGATTCTCTTACTGGATTTGGAGGGGCGGAAAGCGATTGATTGTAATGAGCAAATGCTTCAGCTCTTTGAAGCCAGCCGCGATGAAATCCTGCATGCAAATACCCTCACTTTTAGTCCCAAATTTCAGCCTGATGGTAAGACCAGCATAGAAAAGAGGGAAGAAGTCTTTCAGATAGATAAAGCCCAATCAGAGATCAGGCGTTTTGAATGGCAGTATGTCAGCAAGTTTGGCAATAGCTTTGACGCTGAGGTAATTGTTTCGCCTTTTGAATTTCAGGGAAGGGCCCATGCGATCCATATTATTCGGGATATCTCAGAACGGAAGGCTTTGATGAAAGAACTCGAACAAAAGAACAGTACGCTGGAAGAAAAGGTCAAAGAAAGAACCCTTCATCTGGAAATGATCAATGCTGAACTTAAGCGTTCGAATGATGACCTGGAACAATTTGCTTATGCAGCATCCCACGACCTGAAAGAACCCCTGCGAATGGTAGGTAATTTTGTAGGCTTACTGGCGAGAGATTATGAAGAAAATCTGGATCCGAAGGCACATCGATACATTCGTTTTGCGACAGAAGGGGTAAAGCGGATGACCGAGCAAATGAAAGGCCTACTGGAGTTTTCTCTGATGGGGCGTTCAGAAATGAACCTCAAAGACACGGACTTAAATACAGTCTTGAAAAAGAATGTTCTCAATCTTTCGGTCTTTCTAGAAGAAAAGAGCGGGACAGTTCACCTACCGGAAAAAAGCACCCAATTGAGTTGTGAGCCCGTGATGTTGGGCATTCTGTTCCACAACCTGATTTCCAATGCCCTGAAATTCAACAAAAGTGAGCATCCACAAGTATGGATCAAATACCGCCATGTCGGTGCATTTGTTAAAATTTGTGTCAGGGACAATGGCATTGGAATTTCGGAAGACAATCAGAAAAAGATCTTTGAGATCTTCAAACGCCTCCATCGTCCCAATGAGTTTGAAGGAACAGGTATCGGCCTGGCTATGTGTAGAAAAATTGTACATAGGCATGGAGGAGATATCTGGGTAGAGTCTGAGCCCGGCAAAGGAAGTGTTTTCTGCTTTACCCTACCTAGCCGTAAACTCGTCAATCCAGAAGCCAATATGCAAATGAGCCTCAAGCACTAG
- a CDS encoding S41 family peptidase encodes MPIPRILFGSLFLSFLLCLPCQVFAQSEDISPVRKAELDSLVHRISALAEEFYISQDTGQLMGELLQEKLVAGAYADLSHPDSLARRLTRDLRSVNGDLHMYVEAIPPGDRQSNDSSHILVDRRGAWSNYGFQKTEILDGNIGYIKVSHFTSWRHFEAAQVIIQQAIKNIEQTDALIVDLRANGGGFEEIVAYMISYFFDGEVIHLSDYYCRHDDNRSSIYTQADVPGKKLPDLPLYILIDKKTGSAAESFAYMLKHLDRAMVIGERSAGAGNGASQHRAADRFLLTVACQQSINAVTQTSFEKQGVIPHIETSSSEARNTAYKLALEQLRDKEGNEIHPVNYDRIIDGLEPK; translated from the coding sequence ATGCCAATACCTAGAATCCTTTTCGGAAGTCTGTTTCTTTCCTTCCTACTCTGCTTACCCTGTCAAGTGTTTGCACAGTCTGAGGATATTTCCCCTGTCAGAAAAGCTGAACTCGATAGCCTTGTTCACAGAATCTCAGCCCTGGCAGAAGAATTCTATATCAGCCAGGATACGGGCCAACTCATGGGCGAACTGCTTCAGGAAAAATTAGTTGCGGGAGCTTATGCTGATCTGTCTCATCCTGATAGCCTGGCCCGTCGATTGACCAGAGACCTTCGATCTGTAAATGGAGACCTCCATATGTATGTCGAAGCCATTCCGCCTGGGGATCGTCAATCCAATGATAGTAGCCATATTCTGGTAGATCGACGTGGGGCATGGAGCAATTACGGTTTTCAGAAAACAGAGATTCTGGATGGGAATATTGGATATATTAAAGTTAGTCATTTCACTTCCTGGCGCCATTTTGAGGCCGCTCAGGTAATTATTCAACAAGCCATAAAAAATATCGAGCAAACGGATGCCCTTATAGTAGATCTGCGCGCTAATGGAGGAGGTTTCGAAGAAATTGTAGCCTATATGATCAGTTACTTTTTTGACGGAGAGGTCATTCACCTATCCGATTACTATTGCCGCCATGACGATAATAGAAGCAGTATTTATACTCAAGCTGATGTACCCGGCAAGAAGCTTCCTGATTTGCCATTGTACATTCTGATCGATAAAAAAACAGGTTCAGCTGCAGAGTCTTTTGCCTATATGTTGAAGCATTTGGATCGAGCTATGGTGATAGGGGAACGCAGCGCTGGCGCTGGCAATGGAGCCTCTCAGCATCGGGCGGCTGATCGATTCCTATTGACTGTTGCCTGTCAGCAAAGCATAAATGCCGTTACACAAACAAGCTTTGAAAAGCAGGGAGTAATTCCACATATCGAGACAAGCAGCTCAGAAGCCCGGAATACCGCCTATAAACTGGCTTTAGAACAACTTAGGGATAAAGAAGGGAATGAGATTCATCCTGTCAACTATGACCGGATTATTGACGGTCTGGAACCAAAATAG
- a CDS encoding 4-hydroxyphenylacetate 3-hydroxylase N-terminal domain-containing protein — protein sequence MSDTIQTAASPIRTGAEYIESLRGRGLEIYLFGEKVKEPVDHPMIRPSINAVAKTYDLGVSNPELATVISPFTGERISRFLHVCTSKKDLVMQNKMQRKLGQLTGTCFQRCVGMDAFNSLYSVTYEMDEKHQSPYHDRLKKFLTHVHKNNYVIGGAMTDVKGDRSLPPHLQADQDLYVHVTKRSAEGVYITGAKAHQTGCINSHWLLIMPTTRLGEKDKDFAIIGAIPVDAPGITYIYGRQSCDTRAMEGGSLDVGNAKYGGQEAMIILEDVFIPNEYIFMDGEYEFASMLVERFTSYHRRSYVCKSGVGDVLIGAAASIAEYNGTAKASHIKDKLIEMTHLNETIYATGIAASHQGFETKSGAYICDDMIANVCKHHVTKMPYEIGRLAQDLAGGLVATMPSEKDLNHPEIGKLLRKYLKAREDVDTEDRMRILRLIENMTLGRNAVGYLTESMHGAGSPQAQRIMIARSMQLAYKKRLAKVLAGIELEGDKDSIGEELGSYFARVFKIEG from the coding sequence ATGAGCGATACGATACAAACCGCAGCAAGCCCGATTCGAACGGGAGCAGAATATATTGAAAGTTTAAGGGGAAGAGGATTGGAGATTTACCTCTTTGGCGAAAAAGTAAAAGAACCGGTAGATCATCCCATGATCCGACCTTCTATTAATGCCGTAGCCAAGACCTATGATTTAGGAGTCAGTAATCCAGAGCTGGCTACCGTAATTTCTCCTTTTACCGGAGAAAGGATCAGTCGCTTTCTCCATGTATGTACCAGTAAAAAAGACCTGGTCATGCAAAACAAAATGCAGCGAAAACTGGGCCAACTCACGGGGACCTGTTTCCAGCGCTGTGTAGGCATGGATGCTTTCAATTCTCTCTATTCGGTTACCTATGAGATGGATGAAAAACATCAGAGCCCTTATCATGATCGCTTGAAAAAATTCCTGACCCATGTGCATAAAAACAACTATGTGATAGGAGGTGCGATGACGGATGTGAAAGGGGATAGAAGCTTGCCACCGCATTTACAAGCTGATCAGGACCTCTATGTGCATGTTACAAAACGAAGCGCAGAGGGGGTATATATCACCGGAGCAAAGGCACACCAAACGGGTTGTATCAATTCGCATTGGCTACTCATCATGCCTACTACTCGATTGGGAGAAAAAGACAAGGATTTTGCGATAATAGGAGCCATTCCTGTAGATGCTCCGGGCATCACCTATATCTATGGGCGTCAGTCCTGTGATACGAGAGCAATGGAAGGAGGGAGTCTCGATGTAGGGAATGCCAAATACGGAGGACAAGAGGCCATGATTATCCTGGAAGATGTCTTCATTCCGAATGAGTATATTTTTATGGATGGAGAATATGAATTTGCCAGTATGCTGGTCGAGCGATTTACTTCCTATCATCGCAGGAGCTATGTCTGTAAATCCGGAGTAGGAGATGTATTGATTGGCGCGGCTGCCAGCATAGCTGAGTATAATGGAACTGCCAAAGCCTCCCATATCAAAGACAAACTCATAGAGATGACCCATCTCAATGAAACCATCTATGCTACGGGAATAGCGGCTTCTCATCAAGGCTTCGAAACCAAATCCGGAGCCTATATCTGCGATGACATGATCGCCAATGTGTGCAAACATCACGTAACCAAAATGCCCTATGAAATCGGGCGACTAGCCCAGGATTTGGCCGGTGGCCTGGTGGCAACCATGCCAAGTGAAAAAGACCTCAATCATCCGGAGATCGGCAAGTTGTTGAGGAAGTACCTGAAGGCAAGAGAAGACGTAGATACGGAAGATCGAATGCGGATTCTGCGCTTGATTGAGAATATGACGCTAGGACGAAATGCCGTAGGCTATTTGACCGAAAGTATGCATGGAGCAGGATCGCCCCAAGCCCAAAGAATCATGATTGCCCGATCCATGCAATTAGCGTATAAGAAACGCCTGGCAAAAGTTCTGGCAGGAATTGAACTAGAAGGAGACAAGGATAGCATAGGCGAAGAACTGGGAAGCTACTTCGCCAGAGTATTTAAGATTGAAGGTTAA
- a CDS encoding DUF5655 domain-containing protein, producing the protein MCTLKDIGELFEGKSDEMVLAYDDIIQVISRWEPCSIGASVNTIIATSKKAWLIIRPMKKELDVKFYHDEEISSKKIKKQTLWGKKYAYHIRISRPEELDEEVFRLLKLGHEYSLS; encoded by the coding sequence ATGTGTACCCTGAAGGATATCGGAGAATTATTCGAGGGTAAGTCTGATGAGATGGTATTGGCCTATGATGATATTATTCAGGTTATCAGCAGATGGGAACCCTGTAGCATTGGAGCTTCTGTCAATACCATAATCGCAACCAGTAAAAAAGCCTGGCTCATCATCCGTCCTATGAAAAAAGAGTTGGATGTAAAGTTTTACCATGATGAGGAAATCTCGTCTAAAAAGATCAAAAAGCAGACACTATGGGGGAAAAAATATGCCTACCATATCCGAATCAGTCGGCCGGAAGAATTGGATGAGGAAGTGTTCAGATTACTGAAATTGGGACATGAATATTCCTTAAGCTAA
- a CDS encoding sialate O-acetylesterase produces MIVRKTLLFLFLLFFSQDILAKIALPSLFQDGMVLQQNSYANIWGNAAAGEAIEVFASWDSIGTTTFADTKGKWLVQIPTPEAGGPYRILIKGEDQVEIKDVLIGEVWIASGQSNMEWPLEMTEGGKAEVGRANSPRIRIFKVKKTVSSTPRIDCEGSWQEVNSSQIADKSAVAWYFARKLEEELDIPIGIIQTAWGGTPAEAWTPRDALESQADFQPMMRAFDEALSRHREFPNQYPDPIQAKNPGILYNSMLSPLIPFTIRGVIWYQGESNTYDPWLYRKLFPFMVQSWRRNWGYRFSFYYVQIAPFKYATPLSGTGIREAQDYSQRIARSGMVSTMDLGNPEDIHPRKKQAVGERLANMALVKDYEKTGIPISGPVFKEAKQIGDKLEVSFSFAESGLRLQDDETNFTIAGEDRIFYPAKAEIIEDKIVLSSPKVSSPLACRYAWKDEAEASLFNQDGLPASSFRSDKWPVFFSKVQINPSYNASLGEFEVNLSYAGSEPHRIRYTINGVEPSLKSPLYEKAFLVKAPLDIKAVAAGENSLASFVSSQSIFLNRAWEGKIIRQTKANPTYAGKGSNTLINGVEAQNGFLDPEWLGYRDKEVEVVMDFGEKKQFQAVHLRFIQQLNALIDIPEKIEVLYSSNGKKYKLLEERKGLTEEVDDRNEYKLFNHSINLESRKIRFLKIRLRRSDAESHHWVFWDEVRLE; encoded by the coding sequence ATGATTGTTCGCAAGACGCTGCTATTTCTCTTCTTACTTTTCTTCTCTCAAGATATATTGGCAAAAATTGCTTTGCCCTCTCTTTTTCAGGATGGGATGGTATTGCAGCAAAACTCATATGCCAATATATGGGGAAATGCTGCGGCGGGAGAAGCGATAGAAGTCTTTGCGAGTTGGGACAGTATCGGTACCACTACTTTTGCTGATACCAAAGGAAAATGGCTGGTTCAAATTCCTACGCCTGAAGCCGGTGGACCTTATCGGATTTTGATAAAGGGAGAGGATCAGGTAGAAATAAAAGATGTCCTGATCGGAGAGGTTTGGATCGCTTCAGGTCAATCAAATATGGAATGGCCCCTGGAAATGACGGAGGGAGGAAAAGCGGAGGTTGGGCGTGCAAATTCTCCAAGGATCCGAATTTTCAAAGTCAAGAAAACGGTTTCCTCTACTCCTCGCATTGATTGTGAAGGCAGTTGGCAGGAAGTAAATAGTTCGCAAATTGCTGATAAAAGTGCGGTAGCCTGGTACTTTGCCCGTAAGTTGGAGGAAGAGCTTGACATCCCTATTGGGATCATCCAAACAGCATGGGGAGGTACACCCGCTGAGGCCTGGACCCCACGGGATGCCTTGGAAAGTCAGGCAGATTTCCAGCCAATGATGCGGGCATTTGATGAAGCTCTTAGCCGACATCGCGAATTTCCAAACCAATACCCTGACCCTATACAGGCTAAAAATCCCGGTATTTTATACAATTCCATGCTTTCACCTTTGATCCCATTTACCATTCGAGGGGTTATTTGGTACCAGGGAGAATCAAATACCTATGATCCCTGGCTATATCGCAAACTCTTTCCATTTATGGTTCAGAGCTGGAGGAGAAATTGGGGCTATCGCTTTTCTTTTTATTATGTACAGATCGCACCTTTCAAATATGCGACTCCTCTTTCCGGTACAGGTATCCGGGAAGCCCAGGATTATAGCCAAAGAATTGCACGTTCGGGTATGGTGAGTACAATGGATCTGGGCAATCCCGAGGATATACATCCCCGAAAGAAACAAGCCGTTGGAGAGCGACTGGCAAATATGGCCCTCGTCAAGGACTATGAAAAGACAGGAATTCCCATTAGCGGGCCGGTTTTTAAAGAAGCTAAACAGATAGGGGATAAACTGGAAGTGTCCTTTTCTTTTGCTGAAAGTGGCTTGAGGCTACAGGATGATGAAACGAATTTCACTATCGCGGGAGAAGATCGAATATTCTATCCTGCAAAAGCGGAAATAATCGAAGATAAGATCGTGCTAAGCAGTCCGAAGGTAAGCAGTCCCCTGGCTTGCCGCTATGCCTGGAAGGATGAGGCTGAAGCGAGCCTCTTTAATCAGGATGGCCTACCTGCTTCTTCCTTTCGATCAGACAAATGGCCCGTCTTTTTTAGCAAGGTTCAAATCAATCCCAGCTATAATGCTTCTCTGGGGGAGTTTGAAGTGAATTTGAGTTATGCCGGTAGTGAGCCACATAGAATTAGATATACCATAAATGGGGTGGAGCCTTCTCTCAAGAGTCCTCTTTATGAGAAAGCCTTCCTTGTGAAAGCTCCTTTGGATATAAAAGCGGTTGCTGCAGGGGAAAATAGCCTCGCCAGTTTTGTCAGTAGCCAAAGTATTTTTCTCAATAGGGCCTGGGAAGGAAAAATCATTAGACAAACCAAAGCAAATCCCACCTATGCAGGCAAGGGAAGCAATACCCTCATCAATGGAGTCGAAGCACAGAATGGATTTCTCGATCCGGAATGGCTGGGATATCGGGATAAAGAAGTTGAAGTTGTGATGGATTTTGGGGAGAAAAAACAGTTCCAGGCAGTTCACCTGAGATTTATCCAGCAGCTAAATGCGCTCATCGATATTCCTGAAAAAATCGAAGTTTTGTACTCCTCTAATGGAAAGAAATACAAATTGCTGGAGGAAAGAAAAGGGCTGACAGAAGAGGTGGATGATCGGAATGAATACAAACTCTTTAATCACAGCATCAATTTGGAAAGCAGGAAAATCAGGTTTCTTAAAATCCGACTTAGACGATCAGATGCAGAAAGCCATCACTGGGTTTTTTGGGATGAAGTCAGGCTTGAGTAG
- a CDS encoding AraC family transcriptional regulator, with translation MQILQKGEYTGEIVLSKQIEGSTLSHTQYAQNKGNPDWHCHENLHICFVFQGGKSETKKAQQYTEKDGSIFFYHAEETHRWISPNAISKSANIEIAPAFLKTYQLSESGIKRALYNNINAKALILKMQQELLAGENEPQSYLLSLLLELLSSQKEERNNKPEWVPKLKDLLHDSWNEKLSLSEMARLLHLHPITISKNFRKYFHCTLGEYQRKLKINHSIPLIKNSEMSLTEIAMHCGFSDQSHFIRNFKHATGFLPRHFQKF, from the coding sequence ATGCAAATTCTACAAAAAGGAGAATATACGGGCGAAATTGTGCTGAGTAAGCAAATTGAAGGGAGTACGCTGAGCCATACGCAGTATGCCCAAAATAAAGGTAATCCTGACTGGCATTGTCATGAAAATCTGCATATCTGTTTCGTCTTTCAGGGAGGGAAATCTGAAACAAAAAAAGCCCAGCAATATACGGAGAAGGATGGAAGCATCTTCTTTTACCATGCAGAAGAAACACATCGATGGATCTCTCCTAATGCCATCTCTAAAAGCGCCAATATCGAAATCGCTCCTGCCTTTCTTAAAACATATCAATTGTCAGAATCAGGAATCAAAAGAGCCCTCTATAATAACATAAATGCGAAAGCCCTGATTTTGAAAATGCAGCAGGAATTGCTGGCAGGAGAAAATGAACCCCAAAGCTATTTACTCAGCCTCCTCCTCGAACTCCTCAGCAGTCAAAAGGAGGAAAGGAATAACAAACCAGAATGGGTCCCAAAATTGAAAGATTTGCTCCATGATAGCTGGAATGAAAAGCTAAGCCTTTCCGAGATGGCCAGGCTGCTACACCTCCACCCAATCACCATTTCCAAAAACTTTCGGAAGTATTTTCATTGCACCCTGGGAGAGTACCAACGAAAACTCAAGATTAACCATAGCATCCCTTTGATCAAAAATTCAGAAATGTCCCTTACCGAAATCGCTATGCATTGTGGATTCTCTGACCAAAGCCATTTCATTCGCAACTTCAAACATGCGACTGGTTTCCTGCCACGTCACTTCCAGAAATTCTGA